ACTATGTTTGTCAGTGTCATGATCCTACTGATTAACATGTTAACGGGTGTACTGACCGCCCGTTATCTTGGGCCGACAGGGCGTGGGGAACAGACGGCAATGATTAACTGGTCACAGTTTCTGGCGTTTAGCATGAGCTTTGGGATTCCGTCAGCTCTGATCTATAACGCTAAGAAAAACCCGGATGATGCCGGAGTGCTTTATCGTATGGCATTGCTGCTTGGTATCATTTTTGGGGTCATAGCGATGATTATTGGTATCGTGGTCTTGCCTTACTGGCTGAAATCCTTCAGTCCGGAGGTCGTGACCTTTGCTCAGTGGTCTATGATTCTGTGTCCGATTATAGTGATCTCTCAAATTAACAATGCAGCTTTTCAATTCAGAGGAGAATACAAGAGGTTTAATTGGATTCGCTATCTAGTCCCATTGCTTACACTGATAATGATTGGGATATTGATCGCGCTGGATCAGATGAATCCTTTTACAACTGCAGTTGCCTATCTCCTTCCGGGAGCGCCACTGTTTATCGGAATGACGATTTCCTTGCTTCGCACCTATAAGGTGAAGATGAGAGGGGCCTTTCAGAATTTAAAAAGATTATTCACTTACGGGCTGGGTTCTTACGGCAATGACTTGCTTGGTAATTTCTCTACCTATATCGATCAGATCGTAATTGCCGGTTTGTTACGACCTGCTGATCTGGGGCTGTATGTAGTGGCTGTGAGTCTATCGCGAATGGTTAATTTTTTCTCAAGCTCGATTACGGTCGTGTTGTTTCCTAAGGCTTCTGAGCTGTCAAAAGAACAGGCAGTTGAGTTAACATTCAAAGCCTTCCGAATAAGTACGACCTTCACCATGTTTGGCGGAGTAGTCCTGATGCTCTTAGCCCCTTTAGTGATTCCGCTGATGTACGGCAAAGACTTCAATGCAGCATTAACCGTGTTTCGCTTGTTGCTCCTTGAAGTGACCATTAGCGGAGGGACGATCATTCTGGCGCAGGCCTTTATGGCGCTAGGCAAGCCGAAAATTGTTTCGATGCTTCAAGGTTTCGGCTTACTCTTGGTTATCCCAATGTTGTTCCTGCTCATCCCTAAATTTGGCTTACTCGGAGCAGGGATAGCGATGTTGTCATCATCAATCCTGCGATTCTTCTTCATTGTTCTCAATATAAAGTACACCTTAAAAGTTAAACTTCCACGGTTACTCATTACCCGGGAGGACATCCAGTGGATGAAGACGACGATGAATTCTTACATTCGCAAGAAACCGATGGATATGAATGGATAATGCGAAAGACAAAGGAGGAAACCTTCATGGATTCAGTAAAAAGCGTGGTAGGCGGCCAAGGCGATTATCCAATATCGGCTGTCATTATCGCTCAGGATGACGAAGTTCGAATATCTAAAGCCATACAATCCTGCAGGTTATTCGCCGACGAAGTGGTTGTGATTGACGGAGGCAGCAAGGACGGGACAGTACAGCTTTCCGAAAGCTTAAATTGTCGAGTATATGTCAACCCATGGCCCGGATATGCGAAACAGAGGGAGTTCGGAGTAGAACGCGCGGTTCATGATTGGGTCTTCCTTATTGATACTGACGAAGTGGTGAGCGACGAGTTGGCCGCAAGTATTCTTGAACTGAAACCGGGGCTTATCGATCAATCGGTTGCCTATTCTATCTATCGGATCGGCGACTTTATGGGCAGATGGCTGGATCGTGGCGAATATCTAGTGCGCCTTTACAACCGTAAAGCTTATGGCATTCGAAACAGCTTGGTGCACGAAATGCCCGAGGTTTCTGAAGAGCGAACTATACGTTTGACAGGAACGCTCTGGCATTATGGGTACCGCAGTATTAACGATCATGTGGCACGCTTCAATAAGTACACTGACTTGGAAGCTGAAAGTGCGTATGCCAAGGGCAAACGATTTCGGGTCAGTCATCTGCTGGTAAGACCGCCAGCCCGGTTCCTGCAAAAGTATTTCTTACACGGGTTGTTCAAGAAGGGAATGTCAGGTTTCGGTGTATCCGTATTCTGGGTCATGTATGAATTCATGGTCGGCTTCAAGCTTTACGAATTAATTAGATCGGGAAAGCTGACTCAGCACAATGCGAAGAAGAGTCAGATTGAGAAGGAGAATAAAGGAGAGAGAAGCTATGCCGTACAGTGACGGATTGAACATTATGACGACTGGTCTTAGCTGGCCGTCGCTACAGCCGGGTGGGCTTAACACGTATTTCAAATCCGTTTGCGAGCAACTCTCCTCACGTAATCGGGTGCATGCGTTGATTTGCAGTCAAGAAACGCCTGCTACACCCGAGGAATTGATTATTCACAATGCCGGAGATCCAAAGGATGGGATCTGGAAACGTAAGGATGCTTTCCAGCGTAAAGCGGCTGATCTGATGGGAGAGGGCAGTGGTCGTATAGATATTTTATACACTCACTTCGCTCCTTACGGTATTGGTCCAGCGCTGGAAGCAAAAAAACGTGGGATTCCTGTAGTGATGACTTTTCATGGTCCTTGGAATGAAGAAATGAAAATTGAAGGCCAAGGCATTAAGCACCGGGTCAAGACAACTATCGCCAAATCCATTGAACATAGAGCTTATAAGCTAGCGGATAAGTTCATCGTGCTTAGTGAGACGTTCCGCGATATTCTCCATAAGCTGTACGGAGTGCCTCTACACAAAATTATAGTGATACCAGGAGCAGCTAATGTGGAACGTTTTATTCCCGCTACGAATCGATTGGCGATTCGCCGAAGCTTAAATTTACCTGAGGGAGCAACAACCGTGCTGACTGTCCGGCGGTTGGTCAATCGGATGGGACTACTCCAGCTGCTTGAAGCTTGGAAGCAAGTTGCGGAGCGTTTCCCGAATGCGATGCTGCTGATTGGTGGCAAAGGGCCGCTGCGGGGGGAACTTGAAGAAAAGATCGCCGACTATGGCTTAAGCAACAAGGTAAGACTGCTAGGCTACATTCCCGATCATGAACTAGCCTCTTATTATCAGGCAGCGGACATGTTCGTGGTTCCCTCACAGGCATTGGAGGGCTTTGGTTTGATTACCGTTGAAGCCTTATCTTCAGGATTGCCAGTGATGGCTACACCGATTGGCGGCAATAAGGAAATCCTGCAAGGCTTCCGGCCGGAATTGCTATTTAAGAGTCCGAGTAGTGACCACATGGCCGAAGGCATGATCCATATGCTTAGCAATCGAAAGCTGCTTCCGAGCCGGGATGAATGTAGAGAACATGTACTGGAGAGATATACCTGGGAGCATGTTACGGATCAAGTAGAATCCGTGTTCCTACAA
This Paenibacillus sp. FSL R5-0345 DNA region includes the following protein-coding sequences:
- a CDS encoding oligosaccharide flippase family protein — encoded protein: MFTKSKDNSSAAVKTMFVSVMILLINMLTGVLTARYLGPTGRGEQTAMINWSQFLAFSMSFGIPSALIYNAKKNPDDAGVLYRMALLLGIIFGVIAMIIGIVVLPYWLKSFSPEVVTFAQWSMILCPIIVISQINNAAFQFRGEYKRFNWIRYLVPLLTLIMIGILIALDQMNPFTTAVAYLLPGAPLFIGMTISLLRTYKVKMRGAFQNLKRLFTYGLGSYGNDLLGNFSTYIDQIVIAGLLRPADLGLYVVAVSLSRMVNFFSSSITVVLFPKASELSKEQAVELTFKAFRISTTFTMFGGVVLMLLAPLVIPLMYGKDFNAALTVFRLLLLEVTISGGTIILAQAFMALGKPKIVSMLQGFGLLLVIPMLFLLIPKFGLLGAGIAMLSSSILRFFFIVLNIKYTLKVKLPRLLITREDIQWMKTTMNSYIRKKPMDMNG
- a CDS encoding glycosyltransferase family 2 protein, producing MDSVKSVVGGQGDYPISAVIIAQDDEVRISKAIQSCRLFADEVVVIDGGSKDGTVQLSESLNCRVYVNPWPGYAKQREFGVERAVHDWVFLIDTDEVVSDELAASILELKPGLIDQSVAYSIYRIGDFMGRWLDRGEYLVRLYNRKAYGIRNSLVHEMPEVSEERTIRLTGTLWHYGYRSINDHVARFNKYTDLEAESAYAKGKRFRVSHLLVRPPARFLQKYFLHGLFKKGMSGFGVSVFWVMYEFMVGFKLYELIRSGKLTQHNAKKSQIEKENKGERSYAVQ
- a CDS encoding glycosyltransferase family 4 protein, which codes for MPYSDGLNIMTTGLSWPSLQPGGLNTYFKSVCEQLSSRNRVHALICSQETPATPEELIIHNAGDPKDGIWKRKDAFQRKAADLMGEGSGRIDILYTHFAPYGIGPALEAKKRGIPVVMTFHGPWNEEMKIEGQGIKHRVKTTIAKSIEHRAYKLADKFIVLSETFRDILHKLYGVPLHKIIVIPGAANVERFIPATNRLAIRRSLNLPEGATTVLTVRRLVNRMGLLQLLEAWKQVAERFPNAMLLIGGKGPLRGELEEKIADYGLSNKVRLLGYIPDHELASYYQAADMFVVPSQALEGFGLITVEALSSGLPVMATPIGGNKEILQGFRPELLFKSPSSDHMAEGMIHMLSNRKLLPSRDECREHVLERYTWEHVTDQVESVFLQALGEEVTT